In Candidatus Hydrogenedentota bacterium, a genomic segment contains:
- a CDS encoding Tat pathway signal protein: protein MTRERFLKHFAALGLAGTVPSFAWAQAQAAKEESKMGSEVKDKVIWAYLMHLGLNMWADRDSPEMGEFACAKPVLRFEDAFWKDLVAKMKAEGVNAVVVDLGDGVQYKSHPEIAVKDAWSTDRLREELANLRALGMEPFPKMNFSTCHDTWLGPYARKVSTDEYYAVVRDLIAEAIALFDTPRLFHLGMDEETIENQRFYEYAVVRQFDLWWHDLDFYFKEVEKGGSRPWIWSDCYWYKPEEFTAKMPKSVLQSPWYYAEEVKEDSTAGAVKAYMELEKMGYDQVPTGSNWSSPKNFENTVAFCAKHIAPEHLKGFLQTPWHATLERFRKQHFEALEQLGRARKYFEGLGT, encoded by the coding sequence ATGACACGGGAGCGTTTTCTGAAGCATTTTGCGGCGCTGGGCCTGGCGGGAACGGTTCCGTCTTTTGCGTGGGCGCAGGCGCAGGCGGCGAAGGAGGAATCCAAAATGGGCAGCGAGGTGAAAGACAAGGTAATCTGGGCTTACCTGATGCATCTGGGCCTCAACATGTGGGCCGACCGCGACTCGCCGGAGATGGGCGAGTTCGCATGCGCGAAGCCCGTGCTGCGGTTTGAAGACGCTTTCTGGAAGGACCTCGTGGCCAAAATGAAGGCCGAGGGCGTGAACGCCGTCGTCGTTGACCTGGGCGACGGCGTCCAATACAAGAGCCACCCGGAAATTGCGGTAAAGGACGCGTGGAGCACCGACCGCCTTCGTGAAGAACTGGCCAATCTCCGCGCGCTCGGCATGGAACCCTTTCCAAAGATGAACTTCTCGACGTGCCATGACACGTGGCTGGGACCGTATGCACGGAAGGTCTCGACGGACGAATACTACGCGGTGGTACGCGACCTTATCGCGGAGGCGATCGCCCTGTTTGACACGCCGCGCCTTTTCCATTTGGGAATGGACGAAGAAACGATCGAGAACCAGAGGTTCTACGAGTACGCGGTTGTCCGCCAGTTCGATCTCTGGTGGCACGACCTGGACTTCTACTTCAAGGAAGTGGAAAAGGGCGGTTCGCGGCCGTGGATCTGGTCGGATTGTTACTGGTACAAGCCCGAGGAATTCACCGCAAAGATGCCGAAATCCGTGCTGCAAAGCCCTTGGTACTACGCCGAAGAAGTGAAAGAGGACTCGACCGCCGGCGCCGTGAAAGCGTATATGGAGCTCGAGAAAATGGGCTACGACCAGGTGCCGACGGGCAGTAACTGGTCATCGCCCAAAAACTTCGAGAACACGGTCGCGTTTTGCGCAAAACACATCGCGCCCGAGCATCTTAAAGGATTCCTCCAGACTCCCTGGCACGCCACGCTGGAAAGGTTCCGCAAACAGCATTTCGAAGCGCTCGAACAACTGGGCCGCGCCCGCAAATACTTCGAAGGGCTTGGGACCTGA
- a CDS encoding glycosyl hydrolase, with protein sequence MLKLRLASDHLLCGVLIMAAVIGVVNSADARADNLEKVFLEPPESARPWVYWFWLNGNITKDGITADLEAMKRVGIGGVLIMEVDQGIPPGPVPFMSDAWRALFKHVVSEAQRLGLEINMNNDAGWNGSGGPWITPEQSMQKVVWSETNLEGPQHFDGVLQQPETVAGFYRDIEVLAFPTPGSYRIENIQVKACYQTGFVPPAVVQTSLPPEMVIDRAAIVDLSGTMDKSGHLVWDVPPGKWTVLRFGHTSTGVQNAPSPESGRGLECDKLSKEGIEANFAGMMGKLIADAGPAASKVLVSTHIDSWENGAQNWTARMRDEFQTRRGYDPLPFLPAMTGRVVGSLEVSERFLWDLRQTISDMVVENYAGHLQTLARLQGMRLSIEAYGGPCDDLPYAGRADEPMCEFWVGGGGFPTPKAMASAAHTYGKPILGAESFTADDHERWLAHPATIKALGDRAFCDGVNRFVFHRYALQPWLDRRPGMTMGPWGVHYERTQTWWDMTPAWHTYLARCQFMLRQGLFVADICFLQPEAAPQSFLANKPTGYDFDNCSAEAVLTRMSARDGRLVLPDGMSYRVLVLPGAPAMTPALLRKIKELIQAGATVIGPRPQQSPSLTDYPACDVEVRQLADEIWGDCDGKSSKEHRFGSGRVVWGIAPERVLAEAGVPRDFTSQARLGRIHRVMEGVDIYFVANPQQNEVQATCTFRITGKRPELWWPDSGRIERAALFDERDGTTSLLLRLGPSGSVFVVFRKSDAPVDPIVSVTRDNMPILALADTSPKILVNKAVYGVLDDVGSEASPGVTSSRPRRTRDVLAEVQQRVDRGDFTFLVSQLAANGDPAPNVQKTLVVEYSAGGQTFTATGNDNDTVHLTGETPKIVIEKATYGVPGDPNRTRDVKAKLQHLVDTGESSFEVSRMAEGDDPAVNVVKTLVVEYAAAGQRLTASGSDPDTITLVPPATPPGQVAGIRCGPDGQLQLDAWQPGRYELKTASGKAWIAEAASVPPPFEVTGPWQVQFPADWGAPDHVALDKLISWSDHGDPGVKYFSGVATYTRTVNIPAEMLGNDRRLYLDLGNVQVMAQVTLNGKDLGTAWKPPYRVDITDAAQPGENALELKVANLWVNRLIGDEQLPEDSGRDPEGSLQEWPRWLNEGAPSPAGRYTFTTWRLWTKDAPLQPSGLLGPVVLQPTQVVPVKQ encoded by the coding sequence ATGTTGAAGCTGCGACTGGCCTCGGACCATCTCCTATGTGGGGTGCTGATCATGGCCGCCGTAATTGGTGTCGTGAACAGCGCGGACGCCCGGGCGGACAACCTGGAGAAGGTGTTTCTTGAACCGCCGGAATCGGCGCGGCCTTGGGTGTATTGGTTTTGGCTGAACGGGAACATCACGAAGGACGGAATCACGGCCGATTTAGAGGCGATGAAACGCGTGGGCATCGGCGGGGTGCTGATCATGGAGGTGGACCAGGGTATCCCGCCCGGGCCGGTGCCGTTCATGAGCGACGCGTGGCGGGCACTGTTCAAACACGTAGTCTCGGAGGCGCAACGGCTCGGGCTCGAGATCAACATGAACAACGACGCGGGGTGGAACGGCAGCGGCGGGCCGTGGATCACGCCCGAACAATCCATGCAGAAGGTCGTGTGGAGCGAGACAAACCTCGAAGGGCCGCAACATTTTGACGGTGTGCTCCAGCAGCCGGAAACGGTCGCGGGTTTCTATCGGGATATCGAGGTGCTCGCGTTCCCAACGCCCGGCTCTTACCGCATTGAAAACATCCAGGTCAAGGCTTGCTATCAGACGGGCTTCGTGCCGCCGGCGGTTGTGCAGACCAGTCTCCCGCCGGAGATGGTGATCGACCGCGCGGCCATTGTCGACCTGAGCGGCACGATGGATAAGAGCGGGCATCTCGTGTGGGACGTGCCCCCCGGCAAATGGACGGTGCTGCGGTTCGGCCACACGAGCACGGGCGTGCAGAACGCCCCTTCGCCCGAAAGCGGCCGCGGCCTCGAATGCGACAAGCTGAGCAAGGAGGGCATCGAGGCGAACTTCGCCGGCATGATGGGCAAACTCATCGCCGACGCCGGCCCCGCGGCAAGCAAGGTGCTGGTCTCCACTCACATTGACAGCTGGGAGAACGGGGCGCAGAACTGGACAGCCCGGATGCGCGATGAGTTCCAGACGCGGCGCGGGTACGACCCCTTGCCGTTTCTCCCCGCGATGACCGGGCGCGTGGTCGGGAGCCTCGAAGTCTCGGAGCGGTTCCTGTGGGATTTGAGGCAGACCATCTCGGACATGGTCGTCGAGAATTATGCCGGGCACCTTCAAACACTCGCCCGCCTACAGGGGATGCGGCTCTCGATCGAGGCGTACGGCGGCCCTTGCGACGACCTGCCGTATGCGGGCCGGGCCGACGAACCCATGTGCGAGTTCTGGGTCGGCGGCGGCGGGTTCCCGACGCCGAAAGCGATGGCTTCCGCGGCGCATACGTATGGCAAGCCGATCCTTGGTGCGGAATCATTTACAGCGGATGACCACGAGAGGTGGCTGGCGCATCCGGCCACGATCAAGGCCCTCGGCGACCGCGCCTTCTGCGACGGAGTCAACCGGTTTGTGTTTCATCGGTACGCGCTTCAGCCTTGGCTGGACCGGCGGCCCGGCATGACCATGGGGCCCTGGGGCGTTCATTACGAGCGCACGCAGACGTGGTGGGACATGACGCCGGCGTGGCACACGTATCTCGCGCGATGCCAATTCATGCTGCGCCAGGGCCTCTTTGTTGCCGATATCTGCTTCCTGCAGCCCGAAGCCGCACCGCAGAGTTTCCTGGCTAACAAACCGACGGGGTACGATTTCGACAATTGCAGCGCCGAGGCCGTGCTTACGCGCATGTCGGCGCGCGACGGCCGCCTCGTGCTGCCGGACGGCATGAGCTATCGCGTGTTGGTCCTGCCCGGCGCGCCAGCGATGACACCCGCCTTGCTGCGCAAGATCAAGGAATTGATCCAGGCCGGGGCGACGGTCATCGGGCCGCGACCCCAGCAATCGCCGAGTCTGACGGATTATCCGGCATGCGACGTGGAAGTGAGGCAACTCGCCGATGAAATATGGGGCGATTGCGACGGGAAATCGAGCAAAGAACACCGGTTTGGCAGCGGCCGCGTCGTGTGGGGCATCGCGCCGGAACGCGTGCTTGCGGAGGCGGGCGTACCCCGCGACTTTACGAGCCAAGCGCGGTTGGGCCGCATCCATCGCGTGATGGAGGGCGTGGACATCTACTTTGTCGCGAATCCGCAACAGAATGAGGTTCAGGCTACGTGCACGTTCCGCATTACCGGCAAGCGCCCCGAGTTATGGTGGCCCGACAGCGGCCGTATCGAGCGGGCGGCACTGTTTGACGAGAGAGACGGGACCACGAGTCTGCTGTTGAGGCTGGGCCCGAGCGGCTCGGTATTCGTGGTGTTCCGCAAGAGCGATGCGCCCGTGGACCCCATCGTATCCGTGACGCGCGACAACATGCCCATTCTCGCCCTGGCTGACACATCGCCCAAGATCCTCGTAAACAAGGCCGTCTACGGCGTGCTGGACGACGTGGGAAGCGAGGCTTCGCCTGGCGTAACGTCATCCCGCCCGCGGCGTACGCGCGACGTGCTCGCCGAGGTGCAACAACGCGTGGACAGGGGCGACTTTACGTTTTTGGTTTCGCAACTGGCAGCAAACGGCGATCCCGCCCCGAACGTCCAGAAGACCCTCGTCGTCGAGTATTCCGCCGGCGGCCAAACGTTCACGGCCACCGGAAACGACAATGACACCGTCCATCTGACTGGCGAAACCCCAAAAATCGTCATCGAGAAAGCGACATATGGCGTCCCGGGCGACCCCAACCGCACGCGCGACGTCAAGGCGAAGCTCCAACACCTTGTGGATACAGGAGAATCCTCGTTCGAGGTCTCCCGAATGGCGGAGGGCGACGACCCCGCCGTGAACGTCGTGAAGACGCTCGTCGTCGAGTACGCCGCCGCCGGGCAGCGCCTGACGGCCTCCGGCTCCGACCCGGATACCATCACACTCGTGCCGCCAGCCACGCCTCCCGGCCAGGTGGCTGGCATCCGTTGCGGCCCGGATGGCCAACTCCAGCTCGACGCCTGGCAGCCCGGCCGGTACGAGTTGAAGACGGCCTCCGGGAAAGCGTGGATAGCAGAAGCGGCGTCCGTACCGCCTCCCTTCGAGGTGACAGGCCCCTGGCAAGTCCAGTTTCCGGCAGATTGGGGCGCGCCTGACCACGTGGCGCTCGACAAGCTTATCTCGTGGAGCGACCACGGCGATCCCGGCGTGAAGTACTTCTCGGGCGTGGCGACGTACACCAGGACCGTCAACATACCCGCCGAGATGCTCGGAAATGATCGGCGTCTGTACCTCGATTTGGGCAACGTCCAGGTGATGGCTCAGGTTACCCTGAACGGCAAGGACCTCGGCACCGCATGGAAGCCTCCGTACCGCGTGGACATCACGGACGCCGCACAACCCGGTGAGAACGCGCTCGAACTGAAAGTGGCCAACCTCTGGGTGAACCGCCTCATTGGCGACGAGCAGCTTCCCGAAGACAGCGGACGTGATCCCGAGGGCTCGCTCCAAGAGTGGCCTCGATGGCTTAACGAAGGTGCGCCCAGCCCCGCGGGGCGCTACACCTTCACCACATGGCGCCTGTGGACAAAGGACGCGCCGCTTCAGCCCTCCGGCTTGCTCGGACCCGTGGTGCTGCAGCCAACGCAGGTCGTGCCGGTCAAGCAGTGA
- a CDS encoding NPCBM/NEW2 domain-containing protein, translating into MSLNHSVGSLSFLTLGVLSALSTPAHAQTGPIYLSGAGEVRAIFERSPNGYLWTAYEDTTSGTRWTIGGPRFSLQTPDGRRTDLAGATSIALERNDAGGVAQVVLDAAFPNPLVQVRQTYSFCADGRTLRIQTALRATDMPVTSQRAGLLEVKVEGQPFQLTGPSHVSCPVFGDGLFAGIEHPSAWCQADGDTLYLAQHSYVEAKAEWVNLPPAVFGAASTEDLAVYGQKEGLRRSFLRYLDTVRVKPADMHVHYNDWWTAPVPSSEEFVLGNIAALKRDLFDDTGFFFDSYAMDMGWSDPQSVWQIDAKRFPDGFSKIREALAAVHARPGLWVSPSSLYPPALDNNWLQSAGYEVTPHKVLGLNACLTVGGKYQSAFKEAVLKHAESVNLAHVKFDGFVPQCEVESHGHHPGPESWLPIAEGLMDVFDALRARDPNIALEPTCFGYRPSPWWLMHVPFIIGPFGDDSPGGRCPCPEWIESMTTARDIENLTGRDAFLMPSSALQCFDIIVQCPGPFQNHAVMAIGRGRWFISCYINPKFMERDEWQFFAQLIAWARHNREFLQEPMPIGGDPAKREPYGYAFLGPERRLLCLRNPWIEEASFALPETLRNAPLSPMTEFRMLYPRREVLSRIPKGAPLPDVHLGPYETVFVEQVPKDGQSERLSGRTSPEPQVEMQLAQPTAVERLVFEDEPAAYGPSWTSPDGDAKEVFSFQASGTLTLTGIASAELCVLCEGPPEVALTTCSVSLDGAATPVSVSASAGAFSAAGKPANEDWAWFTAPVPEGQHTLAVRLNLTAPVSTVALYVRGAALAEASEPPFDSGAAFPLYRPEQRTWSRTLIAPAACNADTAAVKRSPRQITRIDGVYLDTLKWSEATAGWGEVRLNRSVMDKPMTIAGRRYFRGIGTHANSRIDYDIPTGFGAFAATIGYDQEVRGGSVVFVVNGDDKELFRSPVVKHGTGPIEVRVALDGVSKLTLLTEDAGDGIAADHADWADARLLK; encoded by the coding sequence ATGTCACTGAACCATTCGGTTGGCTCTTTGTCTTTTCTTACGCTTGGCGTGCTGTCCGCGTTGTCCACTCCAGCCCACGCGCAGACCGGCCCTATTTACTTGTCTGGCGCCGGAGAAGTTCGGGCCATTTTTGAACGCTCGCCCAACGGCTATCTCTGGACGGCCTACGAGGACACGACCTCGGGGACACGGTGGACCATCGGCGGGCCCCGGTTCAGCCTGCAGACGCCCGACGGAAGACGGACCGACCTTGCCGGCGCGACATCCATCGCCCTCGAACGAAATGACGCGGGCGGCGTTGCGCAAGTGGTCCTCGACGCAGCCTTTCCGAATCCTCTCGTCCAAGTGCGGCAGACCTATTCGTTCTGTGCTGACGGCCGCACCCTGCGAATTCAGACTGCCCTCCGCGCGACGGACATGCCGGTTACGAGCCAACGCGCCGGATTGCTCGAAGTGAAGGTTGAGGGCCAGCCATTCCAGCTCACAGGTCCGTCGCACGTATCCTGCCCTGTCTTCGGGGACGGGCTCTTCGCCGGAATCGAGCATCCGTCCGCGTGGTGTCAGGCAGACGGCGACACGCTGTACCTGGCGCAGCATTCGTACGTGGAAGCCAAGGCTGAATGGGTAAACCTGCCGCCGGCCGTGTTTGGCGCGGCTTCCACCGAAGATCTGGCCGTTTACGGACAGAAGGAGGGTCTTCGCCGCTCATTTCTGCGGTACTTGGACACGGTCCGGGTGAAACCGGCCGACATGCACGTCCATTACAACGACTGGTGGACCGCGCCGGTGCCTTCTTCCGAGGAATTCGTGCTGGGCAACATCGCGGCGCTCAAACGGGACCTCTTCGACGACACAGGCTTTTTCTTTGATTCCTACGCCATGGACATGGGCTGGTCCGACCCGCAGTCGGTCTGGCAGATTGACGCGAAGCGTTTCCCGGACGGTTTCTCCAAGATCCGCGAGGCGCTTGCCGCGGTTCACGCCCGCCCCGGGCTCTGGGTTTCGCCCAGCAGCCTCTATCCTCCCGCGCTCGACAACAACTGGCTGCAGTCCGCCGGCTATGAGGTCACCCCGCACAAAGTCCTGGGCCTCAACGCGTGCTTGACCGTCGGCGGCAAGTACCAGAGCGCGTTCAAGGAGGCTGTCTTGAAGCACGCCGAATCCGTCAACCTGGCCCATGTCAAGTTCGACGGGTTCGTCCCCCAGTGCGAAGTCGAGAGTCATGGACATCATCCTGGGCCGGAGTCGTGGCTGCCCATCGCGGAGGGTCTGATGGACGTGTTCGACGCCCTCCGTGCCCGCGACCCGAATATCGCCTTGGAGCCGACCTGTTTCGGATACCGTCCCAGCCCGTGGTGGCTCATGCACGTTCCGTTTATCATCGGCCCGTTCGGCGACGACAGCCCGGGCGGCCGGTGCCCCTGTCCCGAATGGATCGAGTCGATGACCACTGCCCGCGATATCGAGAACCTTACGGGCCGCGACGCTTTTCTTATGCCCAGTTCCGCGTTGCAGTGTTTCGACATCATCGTGCAATGTCCGGGCCCGTTTCAGAACCATGCCGTAATGGCCATTGGCCGCGGGCGCTGGTTCATCTCGTGCTACATCAACCCGAAGTTCATGGAACGCGACGAGTGGCAGTTTTTCGCGCAGCTCATCGCCTGGGCCCGGCACAACCGCGAGTTCCTCCAGGAACCGATGCCCATCGGCGGCGACCCGGCTAAGCGTGAGCCGTACGGGTATGCCTTTCTCGGCCCCGAGCGCCGGCTTCTCTGCCTGCGCAACCCCTGGATTGAAGAGGCATCGTTCGCGCTGCCTGAGACGTTGCGGAACGCGCCCCTCTCGCCCATGACCGAATTCCGCATGCTGTACCCGCGCCGGGAAGTCCTCTCCCGCATCCCAAAGGGCGCCCCGTTGCCGGATGTGCATCTCGGACCCTACGAAACCGTGTTCGTGGAACAAGTCCCCAAAGACGGGCAATCCGAGCGTTTGAGCGGCCGCACCTCTCCAGAACCGCAAGTCGAGATGCAACTCGCACAGCCGACCGCCGTAGAGCGGCTCGTGTTTGAAGACGAGCCTGCCGCCTACGGGCCTTCCTGGACCTCTCCGGACGGGGATGCGAAAGAGGTGTTCTCGTTCCAGGCCTCGGGCACCCTCACTCTGACGGGCATCGCCTCCGCCGAATTGTGTGTGCTTTGCGAAGGCCCGCCCGAGGTAGCGCTGACCACTTGTTCCGTAAGTCTGGACGGCGCCGCCACGCCCGTCAGCGTCTCCGCTTCCGCGGGCGCTTTCTCGGCGGCGGGAAAGCCCGCGAACGAGGACTGGGCCTGGTTCACCGCGCCTGTGCCCGAAGGACAACACACGCTCGCCGTGCGCTTGAATCTCACGGCGCCGGTATCCACCGTTGCCCTGTATGTCCGCGGGGCCGCCCTGGCGGAGGCTTCCGAGCCTCCCTTCGACTCCGGCGCCGCCTTCCCCCTGTACCGGCCTGAGCAGAGAACGTGGTCCCGCACACTCATCGCCCCGGCGGCCTGCAATGCCGATACCGCCGCCGTGAAGCGGAGCCCACGGCAGATCACCAGGATTGACGGCGTCTATCTCGACACGTTGAAATGGTCCGAAGCGACGGCTGGCTGGGGCGAAGTCCGCCTGAACCGCAGCGTCATGGACAAACCCATGACCATCGCCGGGCGCCGCTACTTTCGCGGCATCGGCACCCACGCCAACAGCAGGATCGACTACGATATCCCCACCGGCTTCGGCGCGTTCGCGGCGACCATCGGCTACGACCAGGAGGTCCGAGGCGGCTCCGTCGTTTTCGTTGTGAATGGCGACGATAAGGAACTGTTCCGCAGCCCTGTCGTCAAGCACGGCACCGGCCCCATCGAGGTCCGCGTGGCGTTGGACGGCGTATCCAAGCTTACCCTGCTCACCGAAGACGCTGGTGACGGCATCGCCGCCGACCACGCCGACTGGGCCGACGCCCGCCTCTTGAAGTAG
- a CDS encoding lactonase family protein has protein sequence MTLHGCSRRSFLRTGVALAGTTPLITSSPKAQSNEASKPLIAYVGTFSSPLRDVLPTQVDLPPGNGRGIHLFRVNRATGAMTPASVYEMGTSPSCLVLNAAGNRLYSANETARVGDSKEGTVSAFAVNPADGRLEMLNTVSSGGAGPTYVSIHPSGRFLLVANYFGGSVAVLPILPDGRLSEAVDVKNDDGPIGPTKAANAPPGSFAFSGHDRTHAHMIQADPSGRFVLHVDLGLDRIFVWKFDENTGVLTPNEPPAVSLAPGDGPRHFHFHPNGRWFYSIQEEGSTIVLFDYDAATGRLASRQTVSTLPPGFAGSNFCSEILVSADGRFVYAGNRLHDSIGIFSIGQNGELAFIEEEWSRGNYPRSFNFDPTGNFLFCCNQRADNVAVFQVNRETGSLTFTGHYCPVGNPSIIIFLDVAKVS, from the coding sequence ATGACGTTGCACGGCTGTTCCCGGCGTTCTTTTCTGCGAACCGGGGTCGCCCTTGCGGGAACAACCCCGCTCATCACGAGTTCGCCCAAAGCGCAATCGAACGAAGCCAGTAAACCACTTATTGCCTATGTCGGCACGTTCAGTTCTCCGCTCCGCGATGTGTTGCCAACGCAGGTGGACCTGCCGCCCGGCAATGGCCGCGGCATACATCTTTTCCGGGTGAATCGCGCCACCGGGGCAATGACGCCAGCCAGCGTGTATGAGATGGGCACAAGCCCCAGCTGTCTCGTTCTGAATGCCGCCGGAAACCGGCTGTATTCCGCCAATGAGACGGCTCGGGTGGGTGACAGCAAGGAAGGCACGGTCAGCGCCTTTGCGGTCAATCCGGCGGACGGGCGGCTGGAAATGCTCAATACCGTTTCCTCGGGCGGCGCCGGTCCCACGTATGTAAGCATCCATCCTTCCGGACGTTTCCTTCTCGTGGCCAATTATTTCGGCGGGTCCGTGGCAGTGCTGCCGATTCTGCCCGATGGCCGTTTGAGCGAAGCCGTAGATGTCAAGAACGATGACGGGCCGATTGGCCCGACCAAAGCGGCGAACGCTCCGCCGGGCAGCTTTGCGTTCAGCGGACATGATCGGACTCACGCGCACATGATTCAGGCTGATCCCTCGGGGCGTTTCGTGCTGCATGTTGACTTGGGATTGGATCGAATCTTTGTCTGGAAGTTCGACGAGAACACGGGCGTGTTGACTCCGAATGAACCGCCGGCGGTCTCTCTGGCGCCGGGGGACGGGCCGCGGCATTTCCATTTTCATCCCAACGGCCGTTGGTTCTACTCTATTCAGGAAGAAGGCTCGACAATCGTGTTGTTTGACTACGATGCCGCAACGGGGCGGTTGGCATCGCGGCAGACAGTCTCCACCTTGCCGCCCGGGTTTGCGGGGAGCAATTTCTGCTCCGAGATCCTGGTTTCGGCCGACGGGCGGTTTGTCTATGCGGGCAACCGGCTGCACGACAGCATCGGGATCTTTTCCATTGGGCAGAACGGCGAACTGGCGTTCATAGAGGAAGAATGGTCGCGAGGGAACTATCCGCGCAGTTTCAACTTCGATCCCACTGGCAATTTCCTCTTTTGCTGCAATCAGCGTGCCGACAACGTTGCCGTCTTCCAGGTGAATCGTGAAACCGGCAGCCTCACATTCACGGGTCATTACTGCCCCGTCGGCAATCCTTCAATCATCATCTTCCTTGATGTTGCCAAGGTGAGTTGA